A genomic segment from Dietzia psychralcaliphila encodes:
- a CDS encoding cupin domain-containing protein: protein MLERCVACGRDDFAAEVWGQRPLLSPAAQLPRDFSDLLSPQMVDEIIAERGVRTPFVRMAREGTLVDRACFTRAGGFGAQMPDQIDPDGVLTQFAAGATIVLQGLHRFWPPIIDFVRGMTSDVGHPVQTNAYITPPANRGFDPHYDVHDVFVLQVSGSKRWRVHEPVHRHPLPDQPWTDHRKAIAARASDEPVIDAVLQPGDCLYLPRGWVHSAEAQGDTSIHLTVGVAPFTGHDVATAMIEALASEEELRASLPLGLAPVDAAATQDYTREVLDVLARLIAEKQEHLSDLAGDALATQYLDLTRPAPVRPLATLDAVASLDADTPLRWRDGLHGRVDYDGSDGSNPDTVVLKLPTKSISFPAVCEPALHAVLEGAPVSAGSLPGLDADDGLVVLRRLLREAVLVAL from the coding sequence GTGCTGGAGCGGTGCGTCGCTTGCGGGCGGGATGATTTCGCGGCGGAGGTGTGGGGACAGCGGCCCCTGCTGAGCCCGGCGGCCCAGTTGCCACGCGACTTCTCCGACCTGCTGTCTCCGCAGATGGTCGACGAGATCATCGCCGAACGAGGGGTACGCACACCCTTCGTCCGGATGGCGCGGGAGGGCACGCTCGTCGACCGGGCGTGCTTCACCCGCGCCGGCGGGTTCGGCGCGCAGATGCCCGACCAGATCGACCCCGACGGCGTGCTCACGCAGTTCGCCGCCGGGGCGACGATCGTCCTGCAGGGCCTGCACCGATTCTGGCCCCCGATCATCGACTTCGTCCGGGGCATGACCTCGGATGTCGGCCACCCGGTGCAGACCAACGCGTACATCACCCCGCCCGCGAACCGCGGGTTCGATCCGCACTACGACGTCCACGACGTCTTTGTGCTCCAGGTGTCCGGCTCCAAGCGGTGGCGGGTTCACGAGCCCGTCCACCGTCACCCGCTTCCCGATCAGCCCTGGACCGATCACCGCAAAGCGATCGCGGCGCGGGCTTCCGATGAACCGGTCATCGACGCCGTGCTCCAGCCGGGAGATTGCCTCTACCTGCCGCGCGGCTGGGTCCACTCCGCCGAGGCGCAGGGCGACACCTCCATCCACCTCACCGTGGGCGTGGCCCCCTTCACCGGCCACGATGTCGCCACGGCGATGATCGAGGCGCTGGCCTCGGAGGAGGAGCTGCGAGCGTCGTTGCCGCTCGGGCTCGCCCCGGTCGACGCCGCCGCCACGCAGGACTACACCCGCGAGGTCCTCGACGTGCTGGCCCGGCTGATCGCCGAGAAGCAGGAGCACCTCAGCGATCTCGCCGGCGACGCGCTCGCCACGCAGTACCTGGACCTCACGCGACCCGCCCCGGTCCGCCCGCTGGCCACGCTCGACGCGGTCGCCTCGCTCGACGCCGACACCCCGCTGCGGTGGCGCGACGGGCTTCACGGGCGGGTGGATTACGACGGCTCCGACGGCAGCAACCCGGACACTGTCGTGCTGAAGTTGCCCACCAAGTCGATCTCGTTCCCGGCGGTGTGCGAACCCGCCCTACACGCAGTCCTCGAGGGCGCTCCCGTGAGCGCCGGTTCGCTGCCCGGCCTTGATGCGGACGACGGCCTGGTGGTTCTCCGGCGGTTGCTGCGGGAGGCAGTACTGGTGGCACTGTGA
- a CDS encoding OsmC family protein, with translation MRTLVDIDLDGLADLSATSKENPSTGHRTLKATTVCETGFRNLTSVRDTAPVLVSEPCALLGDNAAPNPSEVALAALGSCINVGLVANAGHRGVALTTAEIAMEGDIDISAVWGIGDTDPAKIMGFTAIRCTITLAGDTDETTLTEIAESAMRWSPVVNTMTNPVEVSHTTVVA, from the coding sequence ATTCGCACCCTCGTCGACATCGACCTCGACGGCCTGGCCGACCTCTCCGCCACCTCCAAGGAGAACCCCTCCACCGGTCACCGCACTCTCAAGGCGACCACCGTTTGTGAGACCGGCTTCCGCAACCTCACATCAGTGCGGGACACCGCGCCGGTCCTCGTCTCCGAGCCGTGCGCGCTGCTCGGCGACAACGCCGCCCCCAATCCGTCCGAGGTCGCCCTCGCCGCGCTCGGGTCCTGCATCAACGTGGGCCTGGTGGCGAACGCCGGGCACCGCGGCGTCGCGCTGACCACCGCCGAGATCGCCATGGAGGGCGACATCGACATCTCCGCCGTCTGGGGGATCGGCGACACCGATCCGGCCAAGATCATGGGGTTTACCGCGATCCGCTGCACCATCACGCTCGCCGGTGACACCGACGAGACCACCCTCACCGAGATCGCCGAATCCGCCATGCGCTGGTCACCGGTCGTCAACACCATGACCAACCCGGTCGAGGTCTCCCACACCACCGTCGTCGCCTGA
- a CDS encoding ABC transporter permease — MTTTPSPPRSPGKIAPDDRGSTGADAEDRAPTTGGSRDERPSAWNSLVARLSRRGSGTLASDRAISRDRALAALILFVTTAVFIGLWNMATSGNDGGLAPTPAATLRSAIEILSDPFYREGINSVGVFWHLLASLQRVLTGFLVAAVIAIPLGFLLGSVRSARWGLDPIIQILRPVSPLAWLPLGLALLRDAERTALFVIIMSALWPLLLNTIEGVRSVNPLHLQLARTVEAGRWRVIRSILLPSALPQMITGLRLSLSTSWLVIIAAEMLVGGRGMGYFVWNMWNKLDIPAICVAILIIGLVGLALDRAVSALHKVVPHA; from the coding sequence ATGACCACCACCCCCAGCCCACCCAGGTCCCCTGGCAAAATCGCACCCGACGACCGAGGATCCACAGGCGCCGACGCCGAGGACCGAGCCCCCACCACAGGTGGGTCGCGGGACGAACGTCCCTCCGCGTGGAATTCGCTCGTGGCCCGGTTGAGCCGACGCGGATCCGGCACGCTGGCGTCGGACCGCGCCATCTCCCGCGACCGCGCTCTCGCGGCCCTGATCCTGTTCGTCACCACCGCCGTGTTCATCGGCCTCTGGAACATGGCCACCTCGGGCAACGACGGCGGGCTCGCCCCCACCCCGGCGGCCACGCTCCGTTCGGCAATCGAGATCCTCTCCGATCCCTTCTACCGGGAGGGCATCAACAGTGTGGGCGTGTTCTGGCACCTCCTCGCCAGCCTGCAGCGGGTGCTCACGGGCTTCCTCGTGGCGGCGGTGATCGCAATACCGCTGGGCTTCCTGCTCGGGTCGGTGCGATCCGCCCGCTGGGGACTCGACCCGATCATCCAGATCCTCCGGCCGGTCTCGCCCCTGGCGTGGCTGCCCCTGGGTTTGGCTCTACTCCGCGACGCCGAGCGAACCGCACTCTTCGTAATCATCATGAGCGCACTGTGGCCGCTACTTCTCAACACGATCGAGGGAGTGCGGTCCGTCAACCCTCTCCACCTACAACTCGCCCGCACCGTCGAGGCCGGACGATGGAGGGTGATCCGCTCGATACTGCTGCCATCAGCGCTACCGCAGATGATCACCGGCCTCCGGTTGTCGCTCTCCACGTCGTGGCTCGTCATCATCGCCGCCGAGATGCTCGTCGGCGGACGTGGGATGGGCTACTTCGTCTGGAACATGTGGAACAAGCTCGACATCCCCGCGATCTGCGTGGCGATCCTCATCATCGGCCTCGTCGGCCTCGCGCTCGACCGCGCCGTGTCGGCCCTGCACAAGGTGGTCCCCCATGCCTGA
- a CDS encoding BatC protein, whose protein sequence is MAISDDDMTTTGNSGEGVADGGSNPEGHDGGADGSANKGEGAADGGSNPGGHDGGADGAAGSGEGVADGGSNPDGADGGADGTA, encoded by the coding sequence ATGGCTATCAGTGACGACGACATGACGACCACCGGTAACTCAGGCGAGGGAGTCGCCGACGGTGGCTCCAACCCGGAGGGCCACGACGGCGGGGCCGACGGTTCGGCCAACAAGGGCGAGGGCGCCGCTGACGGCGGTTCGAACCCGGGCGGCCACGACGGTGGTGCTGACGGCGCGGCCGGCTCGGGCGAGGGTGTCGCCGACGGCGGCTCGAACCCGGACGGGGCCGATGGCGGCGCCGACGGCACGGCCTGA
- a CDS encoding CmpA/NrtA family ABC transporter substrate-binding protein, whose translation MGRRGFLTLAGTTAGSGLLAACGTGGTAPPAAPAVEPGTHGEDVHALPGIENPELTIGFIPITCASPLVNAAPLGIYAKHGLRVTLKKYAGWADLWGAYVAGEVQATHMLAPMPLALHHGFASGRKATRMPLITNVNGQAITLANRHRDTVRGPEDMRGFVLGIPFDFSLHNLLLRHYLSTGGLDPDLDVDLRILRPADMVANLLTGNIDGFLGPDPFNQLAVARGAGYLFTLTRDLWDGHPCCCLGVSDEWALENPVTYRALTRAVADAAVWSDDPAHRPQAAASMATEQFLNQEPALLTSILAGTYPDGTGRTMQEPDRIGFRPFPREDFGMWILTQLQRWGLTDDRDLGNSAALYAATTEVFDTPAAARALNDLGIDIPSARTETITGIPFDPARTDIWTRREVTS comes from the coding sequence ATGGGGCGCAGGGGGTTCCTCACCCTCGCAGGTACCACCGCAGGATCCGGGCTGCTCGCCGCCTGCGGGACCGGCGGCACGGCTCCGCCCGCCGCCCCAGCGGTCGAACCCGGCACCCACGGCGAGGACGTGCACGCCCTGCCGGGTATCGAGAATCCCGAGCTCACGATCGGTTTCATCCCCATCACGTGCGCCTCCCCGCTGGTCAACGCGGCCCCGTTGGGCATCTACGCCAAGCACGGGCTGAGGGTGACGCTCAAGAAGTACGCGGGCTGGGCCGACCTGTGGGGGGCGTACGTGGCAGGCGAGGTTCAGGCCACGCACATGCTGGCCCCGATGCCGCTGGCCCTGCACCACGGCTTCGCGTCCGGCCGCAAGGCCACGCGGATGCCGCTCATCACCAACGTCAACGGGCAGGCCATCACGTTGGCGAACCGCCATCGCGACACCGTGCGTGGCCCGGAGGACATGCGCGGTTTCGTGCTGGGGATCCCCTTCGACTTCTCCTTGCACAACCTGTTGTTACGCCACTACCTGTCCACCGGGGGACTCGACCCGGACCTCGATGTGGACCTCCGGATCCTGCGGCCGGCCGACATGGTCGCCAACCTGCTCACCGGCAATATCGACGGCTTCCTCGGACCGGATCCGTTCAACCAGCTCGCCGTGGCGAGGGGCGCCGGATACCTGTTCACTCTGACCCGCGACCTGTGGGACGGTCACCCCTGCTGTTGCCTCGGCGTGTCCGACGAGTGGGCACTCGAGAACCCGGTGACCTACCGAGCGCTCACCAGGGCCGTCGCCGACGCCGCGGTGTGGTCGGACGACCCCGCTCACCGGCCTCAGGCCGCGGCCTCGATGGCCACCGAGCAGTTCCTCAACCAGGAACCCGCACTGCTCACGTCGATTCTCGCGGGCACGTACCCCGACGGCACCGGGCGCACGATGCAGGAGCCCGACCGGATCGGCTTCCGCCCGTTCCCTAGAGAGGACTTCGGCATGTGGATCCTGACCCAGTTACAGCGGTGGGGACTCACAGATGACCGGGACCTCGGCAACTCAGCCGCGCTGTACGCCGCGACGACCGAGGTGTTCGACACCCCGGCCGCCGCCCGCGCTCTCAACGACCTCGGGATCGACATCCCGTCGGCCCGTACCGAGACCATCACGGGCATCCCGTTCGATCCCGCCCGAACCGATATCTGGACCCGCCGAGAGGTGACCTCATGA
- a CDS encoding PucR family transcriptional regulator, with protein sequence MSDAPRVESFDNDDDEGMASRVLADLARELSEDIDAVVATVTKYIADTIDDLSAETGLMDLLTASVHGNVSTILHVMGNKIPLDHLQPTTAAVEYAFRLAQRNVSANALVRAYHLGAHEMQRVVLQRMETRDLAPQRTIDVISEFATMEHQYIDWIIRYVLNAYESERQRWSDMPGSVLVSAIEDLMNDPGSGATRFETKTGYALKRTHLAVIAWDPDPESSARRLHSRILAAAGVINAPSPPLQVTIDETTVWNWIPVDAAAVRTLDLTRLRESMGGAHLAMGEPMWGPEGFKRSHEQARIAFGCATAPGRRSRPVSSYAEPGLAATSLIAKDTPEARIWVRETLGPLAADTPQAAESRETLATYLAENRSLIRTAELLHVHKNTVRYRISRIFTDLDAERRVGDTLDLALALRVHEYLGHGP encoded by the coding sequence ATGAGTGACGCCCCCCGGGTCGAGTCCTTCGACAACGACGACGACGAGGGGATGGCCTCGCGCGTGTTGGCCGATCTCGCGCGTGAGCTCTCGGAGGACATCGACGCGGTGGTCGCGACGGTGACCAAGTACATCGCGGACACCATCGACGACCTGTCCGCCGAGACCGGTCTGATGGACCTGCTCACCGCAAGCGTGCACGGAAACGTGAGCACGATCCTGCACGTCATGGGCAACAAGATCCCGCTCGACCATCTGCAGCCCACCACCGCCGCGGTCGAGTACGCCTTCCGGTTGGCCCAGCGGAACGTCTCCGCCAACGCCCTGGTCCGCGCCTATCACCTGGGGGCCCACGAGATGCAGCGCGTGGTCCTGCAGCGGATGGAGACCAGAGATCTCGCTCCGCAGCGCACCATCGACGTGATCTCCGAGTTCGCCACGATGGAGCACCAGTACATCGACTGGATCATCCGCTACGTCCTCAACGCCTACGAATCCGAGCGGCAGCGCTGGAGCGACATGCCGGGCAGCGTGCTGGTCTCGGCGATCGAGGACCTCATGAACGATCCGGGAAGCGGTGCGACGCGGTTCGAGACCAAGACCGGATACGCGCTCAAGCGGACGCATCTGGCCGTGATCGCGTGGGATCCCGATCCGGAGAGTTCTGCCCGCCGGTTGCACAGCAGGATCCTCGCCGCGGCCGGGGTGATCAATGCACCCTCGCCCCCGCTGCAGGTCACGATCGACGAGACGACCGTGTGGAACTGGATCCCCGTCGACGCCGCCGCGGTGCGGACGCTCGACCTGACCAGGCTGCGGGAGTCCATGGGCGGCGCTCACCTGGCGATGGGTGAGCCGATGTGGGGGCCAGAGGGGTTCAAACGCAGCCACGAGCAGGCCCGGATCGCGTTCGGCTGCGCCACCGCCCCGGGGCGCCGGTCGCGGCCCGTGTCCAGCTACGCCGAACCGGGTCTGGCCGCGACGTCACTGATCGCCAAGGACACCCCGGAAGCGAGGATCTGGGTCCGGGAAACGCTGGGCCCACTGGCCGCGGACACCCCGCAGGCGGCGGAGTCCCGGGAGACCCTGGCCACCTATCTGGCCGAGAACCGCAGCCTGATCCGCACGGCGGAGTTGCTCCACGTGCACAAGAACACCGTGCGGTACCGCATCTCCAGGATCTTCACCGACCTCGACGCGGAGCGACGGGTGGGGGACACCCTCGACCTCGCCCTGGCGTTGCGCGTTCACGAGTATCTCGGCCACGGGCCCTGA
- the cynS gene encoding cyanase, which yields MNTTDPRTVLDKIEAGRIVDAARVRAGKSWEELAKAAGSTPVWTTAALLGMHPMGAEQAAALADLLDLGGDVVEALVAQPTRGDVVGPPPADPTLYRFHEALMVYGPALKALIHEEFGDGIMSAINFQVDIARRSDPGGDRVVVTFDGKFLDYNW from the coding sequence ATGAACACCACCGACCCCCGCACGGTCCTGGACAAGATCGAAGCCGGCCGCATCGTCGACGCGGCGCGCGTCCGCGCCGGCAAATCCTGGGAGGAACTGGCCAAAGCGGCCGGTAGCACCCCCGTCTGGACGACCGCGGCGCTGCTCGGGATGCACCCGATGGGCGCCGAGCAGGCTGCGGCCTTAGCCGACCTCCTGGACCTGGGCGGCGACGTCGTCGAGGCCCTCGTCGCCCAGCCCACCCGAGGCGACGTCGTCGGTCCGCCTCCGGCCGACCCCACGCTGTATCGATTCCACGAGGCGCTCATGGTCTACGGACCGGCACTCAAAGCTCTGATCCACGAAGAGTTCGGTGACGGGATCATGAGCGCCATCAACTTCCAGGTCGACATCGCCCGCCGGTCGGACCCGGGTGGCGACCGAGTCGTCGTGACCTTTGACGGGAAATTTCTCGATTACAACTGGTGA
- a CDS encoding RNA polymerase sigma factor, with translation MTVDELGPAAVLARGERHEVAGLVAEYYPGMLRFAQTLVPSSAAAEDVVQETWIAVLGGLEGFEGRSGFRTWLYAVLRNKAYRATGQEIRLRRYEIVPAPGDDGQDDPHGIAGRMHPAGHPDAGHWSTPPEARFLPETAAVNAELGRVLAAELGRLPDRQRQVVLLREVDGLTATEVEELAGIPATTQRSLLHRARARLRSALECYTTGQCADPTHLHAEVR, from the coding sequence ATGACCGTCGATGAACTGGGGCCCGCCGCCGTCCTGGCCCGAGGCGAACGCCACGAGGTCGCCGGCTTGGTGGCCGAGTACTACCCGGGCATGCTCCGCTTCGCCCAGACGCTCGTGCCGTCCAGCGCGGCAGCCGAAGACGTGGTCCAGGAGACCTGGATCGCCGTGCTCGGCGGCCTGGAGGGCTTCGAGGGACGCTCCGGCTTCCGCACCTGGCTCTACGCCGTGCTGCGGAACAAGGCCTATCGGGCCACCGGGCAGGAGATCCGCCTTCGGCGTTACGAAATCGTGCCAGCTCCGGGAGACGACGGGCAGGACGACCCCCACGGCATCGCCGGCCGGATGCACCCGGCCGGACACCCGGACGCCGGTCACTGGTCGACGCCGCCCGAGGCCAGGTTCCTGCCCGAGACGGCGGCCGTCAACGCGGAACTCGGCCGGGTACTCGCTGCCGAACTCGGCCGATTACCGGACCGGCAGCGCCAGGTGGTGTTGCTGCGCGAGGTCGACGGACTGACCGCCACCGAGGTGGAGGAGCTCGCCGGCATCCCGGCGACCACCCAGCGTTCCCTGCTCCACAGAGCGCGAGCGCGGCTGCGCAGCGCGCTCGAGTGCTACACGACCGGCCAGTGCGCCGACCCCACCCATCTCCACGCGGAGGTCCGATGA
- a CDS encoding sucrase ferredoxin → MRWLMLELCGPWGHSALLESPALLPPELGRQIAQRAQAADIRVAAIRRPGKRSEQRRWRWALADARPGQESLRWGEVDGPEGYADIPLDGSAGTPTDEPLVAICAHGKHDQCCAVRGRKATTHISERYPEATWECSHLGGDRFAATMIVLPHGLFYGRVDLAEDPADIVTRYTEGRVEPRHLRGRSSYPAEVQVAQHHARAAFGDDRIDALAPLDVVESDGHVDVTLEGPRGPVQVRLRETFSEPIFTMCQARTAGPAKQWELVEISGGG, encoded by the coding sequence ATGCGGTGGCTCATGCTCGAGCTCTGCGGACCCTGGGGGCATTCGGCGTTGCTCGAGTCCCCGGCGCTGTTGCCGCCTGAGCTGGGACGGCAGATCGCCCAGCGTGCTCAGGCGGCCGATATCCGGGTCGCGGCGATCCGCCGGCCCGGTAAGCGTTCCGAGCAGCGACGGTGGCGGTGGGCTCTGGCCGACGCCAGACCCGGGCAGGAGTCCCTGCGATGGGGCGAGGTCGACGGCCCCGAGGGGTACGCCGACATCCCCCTCGACGGCTCCGCAGGGACGCCGACCGATGAGCCGCTGGTCGCCATCTGCGCCCATGGCAAGCACGACCAGTGCTGCGCTGTGCGTGGGCGCAAGGCCACCACCCACATTTCCGAGCGGTACCCGGAGGCGACGTGGGAATGCTCGCACCTGGGCGGGGACCGATTCGCCGCTACGATGATCGTCCTGCCGCACGGGCTCTTCTACGGCCGCGTCGATCTGGCGGAGGACCCGGCCGACATCGTCACCCGCTACACCGAGGGCCGGGTTGAGCCGCGCCACCTCCGCGGGCGAAGTAGCTACCCGGCAGAAGTGCAGGTCGCGCAGCACCACGCTCGCGCAGCGTTCGGCGACGACCGCATCGACGCCCTCGCTCCGCTGGACGTCGTCGAATCGGACGGCCACGTCGACGTCACTCTTGAGGGCCCGCGCGGACCGGTCCAGGTGCGACTGCGTGAGACCTTCTCCGAGCCGATCTTCACGATGTGTCAGGCACGAACGGCTGGCCCGGCAAAGCAGTGGGAGCTGGTGGAGATCTCCGGGGGAGGGTAG
- a CDS encoding rhodanese-like domain-containing protein yields MSEPGVVTASFTELPRGADGGPAAGIVLLDVRDDDEYARDHLDRALHVPVARLADRLDEIPPGTVWVHCERGSRAERASAVLAAAGREVMVVRQNIRAGRASGLA; encoded by the coding sequence GTGAGCGAGCCCGGCGTCGTCACCGCGTCGTTCACCGAACTCCCCCGCGGTGCGGACGGCGGTCCGGCCGCAGGCATCGTCCTGCTCGACGTCCGAGACGACGACGAGTACGCACGCGATCACCTGGACCGAGCGCTACACGTGCCGGTCGCCCGTCTGGCTGACCGACTCGACGAGATCCCGCCGGGCACCGTCTGGGTGCACTGCGAGCGCGGCTCCCGAGCGGAACGTGCCAGCGCCGTACTCGCCGCGGCCGGTCGTGAAGTCATGGTCGTGCGCCAGAACATCCGCGCGGGTCGCGCCTCGGGCCTGGCCTGA
- a CDS encoding ABC transporter ATP-binding protein has product MPETALSTHDDPSASSRHDASFLHLEGISKSFGSGADAVQIVAPTDVRIGRGQFVSLLGPSGCGKSTILSIIAGLVEPSDGLLWLDRRPIDGPGADRGVVFQQHVLLPWMSARENVEFALSCARPELGASARAEVTDHYLDLVHLGHAKDRLPGQLSGGMQQRVGIARAFSLEPKVLLLDEPFGALDALTRHSLQRELLRLWEADRRTVVMVTHDVDEAIALSDRILVMNHGPDATVTRDISVPFDRPRDPDTLPDEAAYRRLRTSLLDSLTRDETTGDAA; this is encoded by the coding sequence ATGCCTGAGACTGCTCTCTCCACCCACGACGACCCATCGGCCAGCTCGCGCCACGACGCGTCGTTCCTGCATCTGGAAGGAATCTCGAAGTCCTTCGGAAGTGGGGCGGACGCGGTGCAGATCGTCGCCCCCACAGACGTCCGGATCGGCCGCGGTCAGTTCGTCTCCCTCCTCGGCCCTTCCGGTTGCGGGAAGTCCACGATCCTCTCGATCATCGCCGGCCTGGTCGAACCCTCTGACGGTCTCCTGTGGTTGGATCGCCGGCCGATCGACGGGCCCGGCGCCGACCGCGGGGTGGTGTTCCAACAGCACGTCCTGTTGCCGTGGATGAGCGCGCGGGAGAACGTGGAGTTCGCGCTCTCGTGCGCCCGCCCAGAGCTCGGCGCATCAGCTCGCGCCGAGGTGACGGACCACTACCTCGATCTCGTCCACCTGGGCCACGCCAAGGACCGCCTACCCGGACAGCTCTCGGGTGGCATGCAGCAACGCGTCGGCATCGCCCGCGCGTTCTCACTGGAGCCCAAGGTGTTGCTCCTGGACGAGCCGTTCGGGGCTCTGGACGCGTTGACCCGTCACTCGCTTCAGCGCGAGCTGCTACGTCTGTGGGAGGCCGACCGACGCACGGTGGTCATGGTGACCCACGACGTCGACGAGGCGATCGCGCTCAGCGACCGCATCCTGGTGATGAACCATGGTCCGGACGCCACCGTGACGCGCGATATCAGCGTGCCCTTCGACCGACCCCGCGACCCCGACACCCTGCCGGACGAGGCCGCCTACCGGAGATTGCGCACCTCTCTGCTGGACTCGCTCACCCGCGATGAGACCACGGGAGACGCAGCGTGA
- a CDS encoding flavin reductase family protein translates to MTVTADQTDFSDHAHLGDDDLSGVWRRGDQVDAAALKQTAGAFPSGVTVITTVQGIQPVGMTVSSFTTVSIDPPLVLVCVDRRASCLHAFRIGAPMGVNVLGCEQGPLARTFAGRGEDRFDGVEYRAGPHGVPLLEGTSAWLSTHIDRIYDGGDHQILVARVHAVHRDDTPPLLYHSGRMHDWAVAAVASRAEQH, encoded by the coding sequence ATGACAGTCACCGCCGATCAGACCGACTTCTCAGATCACGCCCACCTCGGGGACGACGACCTCTCGGGGGTGTGGCGCCGAGGTGACCAGGTCGACGCGGCCGCTCTCAAGCAGACAGCGGGCGCCTTCCCCAGCGGGGTCACCGTCATCACCACCGTGCAGGGAATCCAGCCGGTGGGCATGACGGTGAGCTCCTTCACGACCGTCTCCATCGATCCGCCGCTGGTGCTGGTGTGCGTAGACCGCCGCGCCAGCTGCCTACACGCATTCCGCATCGGAGCCCCGATGGGCGTCAACGTCCTCGGCTGTGAACAGGGACCACTCGCCCGGACCTTCGCCGGCCGGGGTGAGGACCGGTTCGACGGCGTCGAGTACCGCGCGGGTCCGCACGGGGTGCCGCTCCTGGAGGGCACATCCGCCTGGCTCTCGACCCATATCGACCGCATCTACGACGGCGGCGACCACCAGATCCTCGTGGCGCGGGTCCACGCCGTGCACCGCGATGACACCCCGCCGTTGCTCTACCACTCCGGGCGCATGCACGACTGGGCCGTGGCGGCCGTCGCCTCACGCGCGGAACAGCACTGA
- a CDS encoding acyl-CoA dehydrogenase family protein, with protein MTATAIPVSTSTPVDLDSVLETVAARADDLDRGEGAARDVLPLLASTGALDAGLSRNRDGGLSGMVETLAQVSACCLSSAFTAWAHRMTMEYLAQADTPYSRDLLTTMVTGERPGVTGMASAFRELAGCGSLDVTATVEGEELVLDGTLRWASNLYEDAVLVTAARTTTGDRILVALPVDTPGVTVGPPFSLMALGSTASSFLKIENVRIGAHQVLTSDFEAFLTAVRPTFVMLQTALCVGLATTALEEARSSLIGVNAVFAGEVDRLVGKLALVRSAMTAHARAEATAHAAGRAELLAMRLQAAEVAFEAAILETKSAGGKGYASSSGTSRRMREAVFFPVQSPSEAQLRWELATCA; from the coding sequence ATGACCGCCACAGCGATCCCCGTATCCACCTCTACTCCCGTCGACCTGGACAGTGTGTTAGAGACAGTCGCCGCCCGGGCGGACGACCTCGACCGTGGGGAGGGCGCCGCCAGAGACGTCCTGCCCCTGCTCGCCTCGACCGGCGCGCTCGACGCGGGCCTGTCGCGCAACCGTGACGGTGGACTGTCCGGGATGGTCGAGACCCTGGCCCAGGTGTCCGCCTGCTGCCTCTCCTCGGCGTTCACCGCCTGGGCGCACCGCATGACCATGGAGTACCTGGCGCAGGCCGACACCCCCTACTCCCGCGACCTGCTCACGACGATGGTCACCGGTGAACGCCCAGGAGTCACCGGAATGGCCTCGGCGTTCCGCGAGCTGGCCGGCTGTGGCAGCCTCGACGTGACCGCCACGGTCGAGGGTGAAGAACTGGTGCTCGACGGCACCCTGCGATGGGCCTCCAACCTGTACGAGGACGCCGTCCTCGTCACGGCTGCGCGCACCACCACCGGCGACCGCATTCTGGTCGCCCTGCCCGTGGACACCCCCGGCGTCACCGTGGGCCCACCCTTCTCACTCATGGCGCTCGGCTCCACCGCGTCGTCGTTCTTGAAGATCGAGAATGTCCGGATCGGTGCACACCAGGTGCTGACCAGCGATTTCGAGGCCTTCCTCACCGCCGTTCGGCCTACTTTCGTGATGTTGCAGACCGCGCTGTGCGTGGGCCTGGCTACCACTGCCCTGGAGGAGGCCCGCTCGTCGCTCATCGGCGTCAACGCGGTGTTCGCCGGCGAGGTCGACCGGCTCGTGGGCAAGCTCGCGCTGGTCCGCTCTGCCATGACCGCCCACGCCCGCGCCGAGGCGACCGCCCACGCCGCCGGGCGCGCCGAACTCCTCGCTATGCGGCTGCAGGCCGCGGAGGTCGCGTTCGAGGCCGCGATCCTGGAGACCAAATCCGCTGGGGGCAAGGGCTATGCAAGCTCGTCCGGCACGTCCCGGCGCATGCGCGAGGCCGTCTTCTTCCCGGTCCAGTCGCCGTCCGAGGCCCAGCTGCGGTGGGAGCTGGCCACCTGCGCCTGA